One window of the Cotesia glomerata isolate CgM1 linkage group LG10, MPM_Cglom_v2.3, whole genome shotgun sequence genome contains the following:
- the LOC123272594 gene encoding dual specificity protein phosphatase MPK-4-like isoform X1, protein MANNHSNELTREDFDAGPSSYDEIEPNLYLGNLTAAKDIKWLKDTKISHILTVDSCPLPRQVEQLPNINLKFIQITDMPRENILTFFEDTYQFIDNALQNDKKVLVHCYFGVSRSATLVIAYIMKKHKMTYEDAYKLVKSKRRFVGPNPGFIAQLKLYETMGFTIDNRNVEFKMYRLQLAADHIRKAKILSSNFIDLIKPDPQLTTVRPEPTVYRCKRCRRVVASVSNLLPHFPNERQVWRYISNKTYDGLSPKQIQKLAKIEKDKKDGTSNSTEACTKTHFIEPLAWMRDIIHNVEGKLNCPKCETKLGSFSWVSGCQCPCGAKVAPAFYLVPSKVDWSNVVQNVLVTV, encoded by the coding sequence ATGGCTAATAATCATAGTAATGAATTAACTCGAGAAGATTTTGATGCTGGACCATCAAGTTACGACGAAATAGAACCAAATTTATATCTTGGAAATCTTACAGCTGCAAAAGACATAAAATGGTTAAAAGATACTAAAATAAGTCATATACTTACAGTCGACTCATGTCCATTACCTCGACAAGTAGAACAACTTCctaatataaatttgaaatttattcaaataacgGATATGCCTAGAGAAAATatcttgacattttttgaaGATACCTATCAATTTATTGATAACGCATTGCAAAacgataaaaaagttttagtcCATTGTTATTTTGGTGTTTCAAGATCAGCGACGCTGGTTATTGCTTACATTatgaaaaaacataaaatgacTTATGAAGATGCTTATAAATTAGTTAAGTCAAAAAGACGTTTTGTTGGCCCTAATCCTGGCTTTATAGcccaattaaaattatatgaaactaTGGGTTTTACTATTGACAACCGTaatgttgaatttaaaatgtatCGTCTTCAATTAGCTGCTGATCATATTCGTAAAGCTAAAAttctttcttcaaattttatagatttaaTAAAACCAGATCCACAACTAACCACAGTCCGTCCAGAACCAACTGTCTACCGTTGTAAAAGATGTAGGAGAGTAGTTGCAAGTGTTAGTAATTTACTGCCGCATTTTCCAAATGAGCGACAAGTTTGGCGATATATTAGCAACAAAACATATGATGGATTATCACCCAAACAAATCCAAAAATTagctaaaattgaaaaagataaaaaagatGGTACAAGTAATTCAACAGAAGCATGTacaaaaactcattttatagAACCATTGGCATGGATGAGGGATATTATACATAATGTTGAAGGAAAACTTAATTGTCCAAAATGTGAAACTAAACTTGGTTCTTTTAGTTGGGTATCTGGTTGTCAATGTCCTTGTGGTGCTAAAGTTGCACCAGCATTTTATTTAGTCCCATCCAAAGTTGACTGGAGTAATGTCGTACAAAATGTCTTAGTAACTGTGTAA
- the LOC123272594 gene encoding dual specificity protein phosphatase MPK-4-like isoform X2, which yields MANNHSNELTREDFDAGPSSYDEIEPNLYLGNLTAAKDIKWLKDTKISHILTVDSCPLPRQVEQLPNINLKFIQITDMPRENILTFFEDTYQFIDNALQNDKKVLVHCYFGVSRSATLVIAYIMKKHKMTYEDAYKLVKSKRRFVGPNPGFIAQLKLYETMGFTIDNHLIKPDPQLTTVRPEPTVYRCKRCRRVVASVSNLLPHFPNERQVWRYISNKTYDGLSPKQIQKLAKIEKDKKDGTSNSTEACTKTHFIEPLAWMRDIIHNVEGKLNCPKCETKLGSFSWVSGCQCPCGAKVAPAFYLVPSKVDWSNVVQNVLVTV from the exons ATGGCTAATAATCATAGTAATGAATTAACTCGAGAAGATTTTGATGCTGGACCATCAAGTTACGACGAAATAGAACCAAATTTATATCTTGGAAATCTTACAGCTGCAAAAGACATAAAATGGTTAAAAGATACTAAAATAAGTCATATACTTACAGTCGACTCATGTCCATTACCTCGACAAGTAGAACAACTTCctaatataaatttgaaatttattcaaataacgGATATGCCTAGAGAAAATatcttgacattttttgaaGATACCTATCAATTTATTGATAACGCATTGCAAAacgataaaaaagttttagtcCATTGTTATTTTGGTGTTTCAAGATCAGCGACGCTGGTTATTGCTTACATTatgaaaaaacataaaatgacTTATGAAGATGCTTATAAATTAGTTAAGTCAAAAAGACGTTTTGTTGGCCCTAATCCTGGCTTTATAGcccaattaaaattatatgaaactaTGGGTTTTACTATTGACAACC atttaaTAAAACCAGATCCACAACTAACCACAGTCCGTCCAGAACCAACTGTCTACCGTTGTAAAAGATGTAGGAGAGTAGTTGCAAGTGTTAGTAATTTACTGCCGCATTTTCCAAATGAGCGACAAGTTTGGCGATATATTAGCAACAAAACATATGATGGATTATCACCCAAACAAATCCAAAAATTagctaaaattgaaaaagataaaaaagatGGTACAAGTAATTCAACAGAAGCATGTacaaaaactcattttatagAACCATTGGCATGGATGAGGGATATTATACATAATGTTGAAGGAAAACTTAATTGTCCAAAATGTGAAACTAAACTTGGTTCTTTTAGTTGGGTATCTGGTTGTCAATGTCCTTGTGGTGCTAAAGTTGCACCAGCATTTTATTTAGTCCCATCCAAAGTTGACTGGAGTAATGTCGTACAAAATGTCTTAGTAACTGTGTAA